AAAACGGGCAATTTGAGTATTAATAAGTGTGCGGGAACAATATTGAGAATATATAGTAAAGTTATTTCCTTTGAAAAAGCTGAAATCTTGAATGAGAtaactcatttatttttattttcataattatatttctCAGAAAGAGTTTTTCTGAAGTTTGTTCAATGGTATATCTTATTTCCAAGTcaagaaaattaagaagaaaaaaaatgaaaaagaaaacattagtaTAGAAATGCGATTTACCATGGGACAAGTTTTTAAAGAACATGTTCCTTGTTTTAAGAACTAAGAAAATGAAGACGATAATAGAATGCTGTGTCTCTGCAAGTGCCACACGTGTCTGTGGCCTTTTGCCATACAGAAATTATTCATGTAATAGCATGCTTGCAACTTGTTCAGCATCATCCTCAACAACAAGAAGAACTTTATCTCTTTCTCTCATCTCCACCACTTTCTCTGCATTCATCTTCTCActttctcctccttcttcctcttcttcttcttcttcaaaattACCCTTATCAAAGTTCTTCGAGATCCCTGATTCAGGTGGAGTTAAGGCTTTGGACCTCCTTGATGGTTCAGGTGAAGTTCCCTCAGATGGGGACCAGGTATTTTCCCCTTTTCACCTCTATAATACTAACACTACTCAATCTTTCATATTTGCAATTCATATTCTCATCTAATTAAGTCATTTTcaagttttgggttgaaattgATTTACAATTATTCATTACTTAACTTATATAATGGCTGCTTTAGAAaggtatatttaaaataattttacgtGGGATAATCGTATGAAAACCCTATTGTGCTGATAATATTTGGTATTTTATATGGCTGGTTTTATGCCATGAAACATTTACTTTATTGGTAGTTTAAGATAACTCGTAACATTATATGTATAGAATAATCAACGCATAAACATgtaaatctttaaatttaatgtgtTTATTATGTCTAGGTTAATATTGTAAACATGTTATTTTGAAGGTTGCAATTCACTACTATGGCAGGCTGGCAGCAAAACAGGGATGGCGTTTTGACTCAACCTATGACCACAAAGATGACAATGGCGAACCCAATCCATTTGTCTTTGTCCTTGGCTCTGGCAAGGTATAGAAGGGAAATACTAACACTTCCCAATCTTTCTTAATGTTCAtgtattaatgttttatatctCATGTTTTTGTTgagtaaaaggaaaatattttcactacctaaatttatgattatgatCTGTTCGTGAATATGCCGCTCAAGTTTTTTGTGGATGGATTGTAAAACTAACTTGTATATGAATGTTCTCCAAagtttgttattaaatttatatatttatatcctGTTCATGTCACATCTGAATCAAATGTTATGTTCAGGTTATAGCTGGAATTGATGTGGCAGTGAGATCGATGAAAGTAGGAGGTATTCGTAGAGTCATCATACCCCCATCACTTGGGTATCAAAACACATCACAAGAGCCAATCCCACCGAACGTAAGAAACTTTTTCTGCTCCAAACATATTGCATGTTTATGCCTTTATGCTATGTCTTCAAAGTAATCTTTTCACAATACTCTCTTCTGCTGCTGTACCAAGGATTGCAGAGAAAACCAACAAATATCTATCTCCAATATTTCCTTGTAACTAATTGCTGATGATGCCATGTTTTCTTTACCCCTTTTGGAATGTAAGCGAGAACATATGCAGGACACACCCTATAATGTTTTATAATGTTGGACTCTGATTCGAGGTTAAAGCAGCCGactacaaaaacaaaagaaagaaatagaaataggcttaagtctcattcttATATGCTGGATCattacaatttacaattaatatttgtaaataatgatgcacacttgtttgttgttatgaacaaaacagaaacaacaacaaatttttaacaatttccTTTCACAACCTAGCTGGTTCATACTTCTTATTActgttaaaagataaaatgggCATCAAATAGTCCTTTGGGTCCAATAGAAAGAGTGAGTTGGGCTACATTCATAAGAATTATGAAAGGAAAACGGAAACAAAAAAGAAGGGGACACTAGACTGATGTTATAAGGACTTTATCTAACACAGATTACTTGAAGTCAGGGTCGTAGACTAGTTTTTTGAGTTAGATTCTTCTCCTGAGCGTAAGTCCCAATAACACAGATtatatcttgtttttatttttcctgaCACTGCGAAGGTATACTACACATTAAGTGAATTACTAGTTGCTGTATAAAGTATAAATGTTATCCAAATTGGTAGTTCTTAATGACTGCAAAAAATAATGATCCACTTTTCTTTGGTCCCTTTTTGTGTGGTGAACAATTTAATTGAGTGTTGTATTGTTGATTTCTTTACTTTGTTCTTAGATTAATTTTTGTCGTATTCCTCCAAAACAAAAGTTCTTTGACAGGCAAAGGTTGTTCACTACCATTTTTAATCCAACTCGCCGTGCAAATGGAGAAGGCTCCACTTTAGGAACAGTTATATTTGATATTGAGCTGGTTAGTGTGAGGCATCCGTGAAGTCAGCAAATATGATCCAACGTGGAAACCAGATATATACTGTTATCATTATTGGCAAAGATATTGCATAAGCATATTGGTTTTGGTCTATTATAGTTTATGGAGTTATATCATGATGTCTGCTATGTAATTATGAGTTTTGAAGTGATGGACCTGTAATATTCCTCAAACTCCTCATACTTCGTAAGAGTGAAAATGGAAAAGGTGGAAAATAGATGGGTAAAAATGAGATGTTATTTTGACTTATGATCATGGTGACCAACACGTCAAATTCACAGCAATATGGCTGACTGTTTTGGAAGATTTTCTGCGTTATATGACTTACATGTGGCCGTTGAAGAAAGGTGGAATAAATCCTTTGCATTTGATAACTTGAACTTGATTTGTGAAAATTGCATTGGAGTTCAATTATTGAGTGATTGCTTGTAGTCACTATCGGTAAAATTTGAATAGTTAAACATAAGTAATGTGtccatatttttcaaaaaacaacGTTGTGTATTTCATCTAAGGGAGGTCTTCTTCGTGGTCTGATTTGGTTTCTAAGTTGGTGATTAGAAAGGGTACAGAAGGTTGTACGGTGCTGTACTCCTGGAGTAGTTAATTAGTTAACTAACCTTGATATGTTGAAATATTCTTGATATCCTCAGTTTATGTCGCATTTGAGTAGTAGATTCTTGATATTGCgacattttgaaatttcaacttCATAATGAAATGTGcaatcaaaactcaataaaaaaagtataaggCTTTATGTTTCATACGAAAGATATCTGACTTATTAATTGAATGAATCAATAACtaagtaaattaataataaaagataaaatgataatagGGTTAAGGTGCCTTGCGACATGAAAAAACATGTTTCAATGGCCCAAGcttggaaaacaaaaaagatgcCTTGCGACATTCATGGTTAtggaaggaaaaacaaaaatagaaaacaagtaaatgaaagtaaaaatggATCAAGACAAGAGATAGAAGTAAGAACATGCCATCTTCAATGGAAAATGAAAGGATAAGTAGATTTGCCTCTATCAGTAATTTGTAAAACCTCTGAATGGTTTCATTTGGAGACTCTTCATCATGGCCATCGTTTGCTTCTTGTTCATC
This genomic interval from Vigna radiata var. radiata cultivar VC1973A chromosome 8, Vradiata_ver6, whole genome shotgun sequence contains the following:
- the LOC106771126 gene encoding peptidyl-prolyl cis-trans isomerase FKBP17-1, chloroplastic isoform X1 translates to MFLVLRTKKMKTIIECCVSASATRVCGLLPYRNYSCNSMLATCSASSSTTRRTLSLSLISTTFSAFIFSLSPPSSSSSSSSKLPLSKFFEIPDSGGVKALDLLDGSGEVPSDGDQVAIHYYGRLAAKQGWRFDSTYDHKDDNGEPNPFVFVLGSGKVIAGIDVAVRSMKVGGIRRVIIPPSLGYQNTSQEPIPPNFFDRQRLFTTIFNPTRRANGEGSTLGTVIFDIELVSVRHP
- the LOC106771126 gene encoding peptidyl-prolyl cis-trans isomerase FKBP17-1, chloroplastic isoform X2, translated to MVQVKFPQMGTRLAAKQGWRFDSTYDHKDDNGEPNPFVFVLGSGKVIAGIDVAVRSMKVGGIRRVIIPPSLGYQNTSQEPIPPNFFDRQRLFTTIFNPTRRANGEGSTLGTVIFDIELVSVRHP